The window TGACGAGCTGGAATTCTCATCCGGATGACGATCCCGGCTCTCCGCTTCGCTGCGGCCGGGATGACGGGAGACAAACATGACGGACGCCTACATCTACGACGCCGTGCGCACCCCCCGGGGGCGCGGCAAGCCGGACGGGGCGCTGCACGAGGTCTCCACGCTCGGCCTCGCCGTCACCGCGTTGCAGGCGTTGGCCGATCGCAACGGGCTCGACACCGGCCGGATCGACGACGTCGTGCTGGGCTGCGTCGATCCGGTCGGCGAGGCCGGCGGCGACATCGCCCGCGCGGCGGCGCTCGCCGCGGATTATGGCATCCAGGTTCCCGGCGTGCAGATCAACCGCTTCTGCGCCTCGGGGCTCGACGCGGTGAACTTCGCGGCGGCGCAGGTGATGTCCGGTCAGCACGACCTCGTGGTCGGCGGCGGCGTCGAGAGCATGAGCCGGGTCGGGCTCGGCGCCTCCGGCGGCGCCTGGCCGATGGACCCTGCGATCGCGATCAAGTCCTACTTCATGCCGCAGGGCGTCTCGGCCGACCTGATCGCCACCAAGTACGGCTTCTCCCGCGACGCCGTCGACGCCTATGCGGTCGAGAGCCAGAAACGCGCGGCGGCGGCTTGGGGGGAGGGCCGCTTCGCGGGCTCCGTCGTGCCGGTGAAGGACGTCAACGAGCAGATCCTGCTCGACCGCGACGAGCACATGCGGCCCGACGCCACGATGCAATCGCTTGGAAGCCTCAAGCCCTCGTTCGCGGAGATGGGCGAACTCGGCGGCTTCGACGCGGTCGCGGTCTACGCCCACCCGGACGTGGAGCGCGTCAACCATGTGCACCACGCCGGCAACTCCTCCGGCATCGTCGACGGCGCCGCCGCCGTGCTGGTCGGCTCGAAGGAGGCCGGCGACGCCGCGGGCCTGAAGCCGCGCGCGCGCATAAGGGCCTTCGCCAACATCGGCTCGGACCCGGCGCTGATGCTGACGGGGCCGATCGACGTGACGAAGAAGGTGCTGGCGCGCTCCGGCATGAGCCTCGCCGACATCGACCTGTTCGAGGTCAACGAGGCCTTCGCGGCGGTCGTGCTGCGCTACCTCCAGGCCTTCGATCTCGACCCGGCCAGAGTGAATCCCAACGGCGGCGCGATCGCCCTCGGTCACCCGCTGGGCGCCACCGGCGCGATGATCCTGGGCGCGGCGATCGACGAGCTGGAGCGGTCGGGCAAGTCGACCGCGCTGGTCACGCTGTGCATTGGCGCCGGCATGGGCACCGCGACGATCATCGAGCGGGTGTGAGCCGTTGCGTCGTCCCGACCGAGCGCAAGCGAGAGCCGGGATCGTCTGGAACATGAAGCGCTTTTTCGGCTGACGATCCCGGATCGGCCTTCGGCCGTCCGGGATGACGGAGACGACAGATGACCGAGACCAACTTCAAGACCGAGCTCGACGGCGACGGCATCCTCACGATCGTCTGGGACATGCCCGGCCGCTCGATGAACGTGCTCTCCGCGGACGCCATCCTCGAGCTGTCGGCGCTCGTCGACCGGGTGATCGCGGAGGAGGCCGTGAAGGGCGTGGTGATCTCGTCCGGCAAGAAGGCGTTCTCCGGCGGCGCGGACCTGACGATGCTGGAGGGCATCGGCCGGCTCTACGCCCGGGAGAAGGCGCAGAACGGCGAGGTCGCGGCGGCCGGCGTGGTGTTCGAGGAGAGCCGCAAGCTCAGCCAGCTCTACCGGCGGATCGAAACCTCCGGAAAGCCCTGGGCGATCGCGCTCCACGGCGTATGCCTCGGCGGCGCGTTCGAGCTGGCGCTCGCCTGCCACTGGCGCGTCGCGGCGAACGACGGTTCCACCCGCGTGGGCCTGCCCGAGGTGAAGGTCGGCCTATTCCCGGGCGCTGGCGGCACCACCCGCGTGGCGCGCATGCTGCCTCCGCAGGACGCGCTGCAGATGCTGATGAAGGGCGAGCAGATCCGCCCCGACAAGGCGCGCGCCATGCGCCTCGTCGACGAGGTCGCGCCCAGGGACGAGATCGTCGACCGCGCCAAGGCCTGGCTGAAGGGAACGCCGAAGGCCGTGAAGCCCTGGGACGAAAAGGGCTTCAAGCTTCCCGGCGGCCCGGTGTGGTCGAAGCCCGGCTTCATGACCTTCCCGCCCGCGAACGCCATCTACCGCCGCGAGACGCAGGACAACTACCCCGCCATCCGCGCCATGCTGCAGGTGGTGTTCGACGGGCTGCAGCTGCCGATGGACCTGGCGCTCACCGTCGAGAGCCGGCACTTCGCCAAGGTGCTGCGCTCGCCGGAGGCCGCGGCGATGATCCGCACGCTGTTCGTCTCCATGCAGGAGCTGAACAAGGGCGCGCGCCGCCCGGCCGGCGTTCCCGAAGCCGCGATCCGGAAGGTCGGCGTCGTCGGTGCGGGCTTCATGGGCGCCGGCGTCGGCTATGTCAGCGCGCAGGCCGGCCTCGAGGTGGTGCTGGTCGACCGGGACCAGGAGGCCGCCGACAAGGGCAAGGAGTTCGCCCGCAAGCTGATCTCCGACCAGGTCGCCAAGGGCCGCGCCTCGGGCGCTGACCGCGACGCCCTGCTCGGCCGCATCACCGCGACGCCGGACTACGCCGCGCTGTCGGACTGCGACCTCGTGATCGAGGCGGTGTTCGAAGACCCCAAGGTCAAGGCCGAGGTCATCGCCAAAGTGGAGGCCGTGCTGAAGGACGGCGCGACCTTCGCCTCCAACACCTCGACGCTGCCGATCTCCGGCCTCGCCAAGGCCTCGAAGCGCCCGGAGAATTTCGTCGGCATCCACTTCTTTTCCCCCGTCGAGAAGATGCTTCTGGTCGAGGTGATCGAGGGCGAGCAGACCGGGGACAAGGCGCTCGCGACCGCGCTGGACTACGTCCGCGCCATCAGGAAGACGCCGATCGTGGTGAAGGACTCGCGCGGCTTCTTCGCCAACCGCTGCGTCATCGCCTACATGCTTGAAGGCCACCTGCTGCTGACCGAGGGCGTGCCCGCCGCGATGGTGGAGAACGTCGCAAAGCAGGCCGGCATGCCGGTCGGTCCGCTCTCGCTGAACGACGAGGTGGCGCTCGACCTCGGCCTGAAGATCGTCAACGCCACCAAGGCCCAGCTCGGGCCGGACGCCGTGAACCCGGCGCAGGAGAAGTTGCTCCGCACGCTGGTCGAGACCGAAGGCCGGCTCGGGCGCAAGAACCGCAAGGGCTTCTACGACTATCCCGAGGGCGGCAAGAAGAGCCTGTGGCCCGGCCTCGCCGACCTGCAGGAGACCAAGCTCGACCCGGACGCGCTTGATGTGACCGAGATCCGCCACCGCCTGCTGGTGACGCAGGCGCTGGAGGCGGCGCGGACGGTGGAGGAGGGCGTGATCACCGACGTGCGGGAGGCGGACGTGGGCGCCATCCTCGGCTTCGGCTTCGCGCCCTACACCGGCGGACCGCTGAGCTGGATCGACGGCATGGGCGCCAAGGCCTTCGTGGCGCTGGCGGAAGGGCTTGCGGCCAAGCACGGCCCCCGCTTCGCGCCTAACGCCCTGCTCAAGGACCTCGCCGCCAAGGACGACACCTTCTACGGCCGCTTCGCGCCGACGAAGGCGCCCGCCGAAGCGGCGTAGAGCGAGGCGGCATGGTCCCCCTCCCCTTGCGGGGAGGGGTCAGGGGTGGGGGTGGCGCAGAATCAACCTCGCGGGTCGAGGCGGGCTCGGGCGCGGTTTCGCGGGCGGAGGCTCGTCCGGAACCACCCCCACCCCCGACCCCTCCCCACAGGGGGGAGGGGAGAAGGGCGGCGCCGCTCGCCCAAACAAAAAAGGCCGGACAGAGCGTCCGGCCTTTTTTCGTTTCCGCGCTTCGCCAGCCTCAGGCGTAGGCGCCGTGGCAGTGCTTGAACTTCTTGCCGGAGCCGCAGGGGCAGGG is drawn from Methylopila sp. 73B and contains these coding sequences:
- a CDS encoding acetyl-CoA C-acetyltransferase, whose protein sequence is MTDAYIYDAVRTPRGRGKPDGALHEVSTLGLAVTALQALADRNGLDTGRIDDVVLGCVDPVGEAGGDIARAAALAADYGIQVPGVQINRFCASGLDAVNFAAAQVMSGQHDLVVGGGVESMSRVGLGASGGAWPMDPAIAIKSYFMPQGVSADLIATKYGFSRDAVDAYAVESQKRAAAAWGEGRFAGSVVPVKDVNEQILLDRDEHMRPDATMQSLGSLKPSFAEMGELGGFDAVAVYAHPDVERVNHVHHAGNSSGIVDGAAAVLVGSKEAGDAAGLKPRARIRAFANIGSDPALMLTGPIDVTKKVLARSGMSLADIDLFEVNEAFAAVVLRYLQAFDLDPARVNPNGGAIALGHPLGATGAMILGAAIDELERSGKSTALVTLCIGAGMGTATIIERV
- a CDS encoding 3-hydroxyacyl-CoA dehydrogenase NAD-binding domain-containing protein, whose translation is MTETNFKTELDGDGILTIVWDMPGRSMNVLSADAILELSALVDRVIAEEAVKGVVISSGKKAFSGGADLTMLEGIGRLYAREKAQNGEVAAAGVVFEESRKLSQLYRRIETSGKPWAIALHGVCLGGAFELALACHWRVAANDGSTRVGLPEVKVGLFPGAGGTTRVARMLPPQDALQMLMKGEQIRPDKARAMRLVDEVAPRDEIVDRAKAWLKGTPKAVKPWDEKGFKLPGGPVWSKPGFMTFPPANAIYRRETQDNYPAIRAMLQVVFDGLQLPMDLALTVESRHFAKVLRSPEAAAMIRTLFVSMQELNKGARRPAGVPEAAIRKVGVVGAGFMGAGVGYVSAQAGLEVVLVDRDQEAADKGKEFARKLISDQVAKGRASGADRDALLGRITATPDYAALSDCDLVIEAVFEDPKVKAEVIAKVEAVLKDGATFASNTSTLPISGLAKASKRPENFVGIHFFSPVEKMLLVEVIEGEQTGDKALATALDYVRAIRKTPIVVKDSRGFFANRCVIAYMLEGHLLLTEGVPAAMVENVAKQAGMPVGPLSLNDEVALDLGLKIVNATKAQLGPDAVNPAQEKLLRTLVETEGRLGRKNRKGFYDYPEGGKKSLWPGLADLQETKLDPDALDVTEIRHRLLVTQALEAARTVEEGVITDVREADVGAILGFGFAPYTGGPLSWIDGMGAKAFVALAEGLAAKHGPRFAPNALLKDLAAKDDTFYGRFAPTKAPAEAA